In the genome of Phlebotomus papatasi isolate M1 chromosome 2, Ppap_2.1, whole genome shotgun sequence, one region contains:
- the LOC129801235 gene encoding NADPH:adrenodoxin oxidoreductase, mitochondrial, with protein MVVSSGGLALKRICVVGGGTAGFYITQYLVKHLENCRVDILEKLPVPFGLVRFGVAPDHPEVKNVINTFTKTASHPAVKFLGNVALGKDYSLRDLRENYNAVVLAYGAESDKGLDISVDAGFKSILSARKFVAWYNGYPGAENAVNSCHLQGKNAAIIGQGNVAVDVARILLSPVDQLKKTDITEYALDLLASSRVENVSMIGRRGPLQAAFTIKELREMLRLPQCSTKWRPEDFEGIPESLTKLARPRKRLTELMLDSLSKQSSVESSGKTFSPIFFRSPQSVHREGEEFLLNLTINELKGDSAVATGSTESLPTDLLLTSIGYTSLREDSTLNFDHRKGVIPNKDGRVFKENSQEIDPGLYVSGWLATGPTGVILTTMNNAFSVGQIICDDFRDKKIVEETKPGIDLSQKDVVSWNGWEKIDQEEVRRGSKSGKPREKIVNIEEMLKVGLN; from the coding sequence ATGGTTGTGTCATCAGGTGGATTAGCCCTTAAAAGAATCTGTGTTGTCGGAGGAGGCACCGCAGGTTTCTACATCACCCAGTATCTCGTAAAACACTTGGAAAATTGCCGTGTTGACATTCTCGAGAAGTTGCCTGTTCCATTTGGTTTGGTGCGATTTGGGGTAGCTCCAGATCATCCGGAAGTGAAAAATGTCATCAATACATTCACTAAGACTGCTTCCCATCCAGCTGTGAAATTCCTGGGAAATGTGGCTCTCGGGAAGGACTATAGTTTAAGGGATTTGAGGGAGAACTACAATGCTGTGGTGCTGGCTTATGGAGCAGAGTCTGACAAGGGTCTTGATATTTCCGTTGATGCAGGCTTCAAGAGTATCCTGTCTGCGAGGAAATTTGTAGCTTGGTACAATGGATACCCAGGTGCTGAAAATGCTGTAAATTCTTGTCATTTGCAAGGGAAAAATGCGGCAATTATTGGTCAGGGAAATGTTGCTGTAGATGTAGCAAGGATTCTCTTGTCTCCTGTAGATCAGCTCAAAAAGACAGATATCACGGAGTATGCTTTGGATCTTTTAGCATCGAGTCGTGTGGAGAATGTGTCAATGATTGGCCGCAGAGGACCCCTTCAAGCTGCCTTTACAATCAAAGAACTTAGGGAGATGTTGAGACTTCCACAATGTTCCACAAAGTGGCGTCCGGAAGATTTTGAAGGCATTCCAGAGAGTCTTACTAAATTGGCAAGACCTAGGAAAAGACTGACAGAATTGATGCTGGACAGTTTATCGAAACAGTCTTCTGTAGAATCCTCAGGAAAGACTTTCTCGCCAATATTCTTTCGATCTCCTCAAAGTGTTCACCGTGAAGGAGAGGAATTTTTGCTGAATTTGACGATTAATGAGCTCAAAGGAGATAGTGCTGTTGCTACAGGATCTACAGAAAGCCTTCCAACGGATCTTCTTCTCACCAGTATCGGATATACTTCTCTCAGGGAGGACTCTACGCTCAATTTTGATCACAGAAAGGGTGTTATACCAAACAAAGATGGGAGGGTATTTAAGGAAAATTCACAGGAAATTGATCCAGGGCTCTATGTTTCAGGATGGTTAGCCACGGGACCAACGGGAGTTATTTTAACCACGATGAATAATGCTTTTTCAGTAGGACAAATCATCTGTGATGACTTTAGAGACAAGAAGATTGTTGAGGAAACAAAACCAGGAATTGATCTTTCGCAGAAGGATGTTGTTTCTTGGAATGGATGGGAAAAGATTGATCAGGAAGAAGTAAGAAGAGGATCTAAATCAGGAAAGCCACGTGAAAAGATTGTAAACATTGAGGAAATGCTTAAAGTaggattaaattaa
- the LOC129801232 gene encoding putative tRNA pseudouridine synthase Pus10 — protein sequence MGSFNQRLFNFLRDEDCCLECCLRYLKGYGAEFINVKSSLTKKGIVIPDVEYKEPLLEADAVSCPSCLDIFSELCIYDAVWKVYKSDDFFQYNCNKFVLSLILPVGLDIRQMIIWIKLINHFGDLISKEERPDTPIKDALRSILVSQLSEKLEAEYDREGVFITLTYGYSFDDREAEALAKIKPQCFQQVKGNKKLKTEVNRTAVEKYFVPSRLSQEEWNRILAIPAKSGWLFHAWYTGDTREHLVRNVSIVGPTVFFAGRYQKLSRELSQTPWILNDERMVLHSVQETIMEQLQKTDFCSTNRTLYGQQGQVKFSASGREDVDVRCLGRGRPFVIEVSDCRVSKLYPNWAAQIESQIAKSGTVAVRDLQTVDRGQLVHIKEGEENKRKMYRALCLLEFPADVSVLHKLNIVTEFTVDQLTPIRVLHRRPLIKRPRVIYSVKTRLSTDHNHLLVIDIQTQAGTYVKELVHGEFGRTVPSLASIIGQKIDILALDVMDIDIDWPPSVKQEQKIEPKCEDDDMNN from the exons ATGGGATCTTTTAATCAGAGACTCTTTAATTTCCTCAGAGATGAGGATTGTTGCCTTGAATGCTGCCTGAGATACTTGAAGGGATATGGTGCAGAGTTTATCAATGTGAAATCCTCTTTGACAAAG aaagggaTTGTGATACCCGACGTGGAATACAAGGAACCTTTGCTGGAAGCAGATGCTGTGTCCTGCCCATCATGTCTGGATATTTTCTCTGAACTCTGTATCTATGATGCTGTGTGGAAAGTGTACAAAAGTGATGATTTCTTCCAGTACAACTGCAACAAGTTTGTCCTGTCACTCATCCTTCCAGTTGGATTGGATATCCGGCAGATGATCATATGGATTAAGTTGATAAACCACTTTGGTGATCTTATCAGTAAAG AGGAACGTCCTGATACTCCTATTAAAGATGCTTTGAGGTCCATTCTGGTATCTCAATTGAGCGAGAAACTTGAGGCTGAGTACGATAGGGAAGGGGTCTTTATCACCCTCACTTATGGGTATTCCTTTGATGACAGAGAAGCTGAGGCATTGGCCAAAATAAAACCCCAATGCTTTCAGCAAGTGAAAGGGAACAA AAAACTTAAAACTGAAGTGAACCGAACGGCTGTGGAAAAGTATTTTGTGCCCTCAAGACTGTCCCAGGAAGAGTGGAATCGAATCCTTGCCATTCCAGCAAAATCTGGCTGGCTTTTTCATGCATGGTACACAGGAGATACGAGAGAACATCTCGTCCGCAATGTGTCCATTGTTGGACCAACTGTCTTCTTTGCCGGAAGGTATCAAAAACTCTCGAGAGAACTGAGTCAGACACCATGGATTCTCAATGATGAAAGAATGGTGCTACACAGTGTGCAAGAAACGATCATGGAGCAACTGCAGAAGACAGATTTTTGCAGTACCAACAGGACATTGTATGGACAGCAGGGTCAGGTGAAATTTTCAGCCAGTGGAAGGGAGGATGTAGATGTGAGATGCCTGGGAAGAGGGAGACCTTTTGTCATTGAAGTTTCCGATTGTCGGGTTAGCAAATTGTATCCCAATTGGGCGGCACAGATTGAATCTCAGATTGCCAAATCGGGTACGGTGGCTGTGAGGGATTTGCAGACGGTGGATCGAGGGCAATTGGTGCATATTAAGGAGGGTGAGGAGAATAAGAGGAAGATGTACAGGGCTCTGTGTCTGTTGGAATTCCCAGCAGACGTGTCTGTTTTGCATAAATTAAACATCGTGACGGAGTTTACAGTGGATCAACTCACGCCAATTCGTGTGCTTCATCGGCGTCCGCTCATCAAACGACCTCGAGTGATCTACAGCGTGAAGACAAGGCTGTCGACAG ACCACAATCATCTTTTGGTGATCGACATCCAGACTCAGGCGGGAACGTACGTCAAAGAATTGGTCCATGGAGAATTTGGGCGCACTGTACCAAGTTTAGCATCGAttattggtcagaaaattgatatCCTGGCTCTCGATGTGATGGACATTGATATTGATTGGCCACCGTCTGTGAAGCAAGAGCAGAAGATTGAGCCAAAATGTGAAGATGATGATATGAATAATTGA
- the LOC129801233 gene encoding venom serine carboxypeptidase, which translates to MFLVKVWTVLLIVNFCSGNFVNPYPRLKYRPLSGADDVGEPLFLTPLIHSGQLDEARNLSIVRHPEMNFAPSHSGYLTVDPKTNSNLFFWYFPAKVSPKDASVIVWLQGGPGASSLFGLFTENGPFEFTKSGKVAPRKYSWHHNHHLIYFDNPVGTGFSFTDDDKGYSTNENEVGINLYEALRQFFIIFSDIQPNPFWVTGESYGGKYVPAVTHRIHKMNEHAQENEKINLTGMAIGNGLSDPQHQLKYGDYLFQLGLIDAHGRDTFHEYEKRGEDAIHKRDFDTAFEIFDELINMDQLPSGSLFKNLTGFETYFNYLKSTDSGIDDQHMGDFLQRPDVRKAIHVGNNTFHDTSGENKVEEHLKRDVMDTVAPWVSEILAEYRVCIYNGQLDVIVAYPLTINYLSQLKFKDRDTYLKAPRYIWRVDKDIAGYAKEAGNLVEVLVRNAGHMVPADQPKWAMDLITRLTSSKSFADS; encoded by the exons ATGTTCCTCGTGAAAGTTTGGACAGTGTTGTTAATAGTCAATTTCTGCAGTGGGAATTTTGTTAATCCATACCCCAGGCTGAAATATCGTCCTCTTTCCGGAGCCGATGATGTCGGAGAGCCCCTCTTTCTCACACCCCTCATACATTCAGGGCAACTCGATGAAGCACGAAATCTCTCCATTGTTCGTCACCCCGAGATGAACTTTGCCCCAAGTCACTCGGGTTATCTCACTGTAGATCCCAAAACAAACTCCAACCTCTTCTTCTGGTACTTCCCCGCCAAAGTGAGCCCCAAAGATGCTTCGGTTATTGTATGGCTTCAGGGTGGACCAGGAGCATCTTCGCTCTTTGGACTCTTCACCGAAAATGGTCCATTTGAATTCACAAAATCGGGAAAAGTTGCACCAAGGAAGTATTCGTGGCATCACAATCACCACTTGATCTACTTCGATAATCCCGTGGGGACTGGATTTAGCTTCACAGACGACGACAAGGGCTATTCCACCAATGAAAACGAAGTGGGAATAAATTTGTATGAAGCCCTAAGGCAATTCTTCATCATCTTCAGTGATATCCAACCCAATCCATTTTGGGTCACAGGAGAGAGTTACGGTGGGAAGTATGTCCCTGCTGTAACCCACAGGATTCACAAGATGAACGAACACGCTCAAGAAAATGAGAAGATCAACCTAACag GAATGGCTATTGGCAATGGACTGAGTGATCCGCAGCATCAACTGAAGTACGGAGACTACTTGTTTCAGCTGGGTCTGATTGATGCTCATGGCCGAGACACATTCCATGAGTACGAGAAACGTGGCGAAGATGCAATTCATAAGCGTGACTTCGATACTGCCTTTGAGATCTTCGATGAACTCATCAACATGGATCAGCTGCCCTCGGGGAGCCTCTTCAAGAATCTCACGGGTTTCGAGACGTACTTCAATTACCTCAAGAGCACCGACAGTGGCATCGACGACCAGCACATGGGGGACTTTCTGCAGCGTCCGGATGTCCGAAAGGCCATTCACGTGGGCAATAACACCTTCCACGACACTTCCGGCGAGAACAAGGTGGAAGAGCACCTCAAACGCGACGTGATGGATACCGTGGCGCCGTGGGTGAGTGAAATCCTCGCAGAGTACCGCGTGTGTATCTACAACGGTCAACTGGATGTAATTGTGGCCTATCCGCTGACTATAAACTACCTGTCGCAGCTCAAATTCAAGGATCGTGACACTTACCTCAAGGCTCCCAGATACATTTGGCGCGTTGACAAGGACATTGCCGGGTATGCCAAGGAAGCGGGAAATCTCGTTGAGGTCTTGGTGAGAAATGCTGGACACATGGTGCCGGCAGATCAGCCCAAATGGGCTATGGATCTCATCACTAGACTTACTAGCTCAAAATCATTCGCAGATTCCTAA